The following nucleotide sequence is from Chloroflexota bacterium.
TCCTACTCGCTTTTGACACGCTCCACTTCATGCTCTAGCGTCGAATCGAGGCAACGTGATGTCCGACTCCTCAAACGCCGACCTGATCCCCGCGGACTTCCTCGCTATTCTGCGCTGCGTGAACGACGCGCACCCGCGCGATGACGGGGTGTTGCGCATTGTCGGCAAGACGCTGGTGTGCACGGTGTGCGGCTACGCCTACACCGTTGAGGACGGCATCCCCAACATGCTTTGGGACGAAGCGATTCCGCCGTCCGAATCAGCTCCGGCGAGCCCGTGAACTCGGTTACGCAGGCCAAGGATCTCGTCCTCAAATTTCGCCGCCACAAGGCGGTGGCGCACCCGGGCCTGGCACGCTTCGCCTACCACTGGATGCGCGGCACCAGCGAGTTGCCCTACGGCCCGCTGAAGATGCACGTGGAGCCCACCAGCTTCTGCAACCTGCGCTGTCCCATGTGCCCGCAGAGCGTCGGGGCCAACTCGACCAACGGGTTCATGGAGATGGACCTGTTCAACAAGATCATCGACGAGGCCCGCCACTTCACCCGCGAGATCAATCTGTTCTTCCGCGGCGAATCCCTGATGCACAAGGGCATCTACGAGATGATCGAGACCTGCGAGCGCGCCGGAATCGCGGCCCACATCAACACCAACGCCACGCTGTGGCGCGACGACGCCATCGCCAATCTGCTC
It contains:
- a CDS encoding Trm112 family protein, encoding MSDSSNADLIPADFLAILRCVNDAHPRDDGVLRIVGKTLVCTVCGYAYTVEDGIPNMLWDEAIPPSESAPASP